A segment of the Anopheles cruzii chromosome 2, idAnoCruzAS_RS32_06, whole genome shotgun sequence genome:
CGGAGTAGAAGCAAACGATTTAATTCCATTCCTGTCTAATGCTTTTTGGGCGTTCTAGTGAACTCGCTCCGAGCTTACCAACGGGGAGTCCGGAACAGGAACGTTGAAGCCCGACGGCGGCATCGTAGTTGGACGAGGACACTTTCATCCTTTCCACGGACGCCGTGTTCGTGGACGAGATCAGCAAaccaccggcgccggcggccggagctCTCATCGTCACCATCCCCAGTCCGAGGCGGCAGGAGGACACTGGACTGGGCGGAGTGTCCCGGGCCGGCGACTCACTGGACTCGTGATCGCTGAACCCGCTCTGCGTGTTCGAGTCCTCGGGTGTGTCGAAGAAGTGCAAATTAAACTCGGACCCGGTGTCGAAGTTTACCTCGGCCAGATCGTCATCGATCTTGGCCAGGGCCGGGCTGAGCCCGGTTCGGCCGGCCCCATCCAGCGCATAGATATCCATGGCCGGGGGGCAACGCACACACTACGGCACCGATCACTACGGCCCGGACAGCGGAGAATTGACTAAACTGAAACCTAGTAAACTTGGGGCACTTGGAGACATGGCACTGGCTGGCACTTCGATTGGCACTTCGGATTCAACTGCACTGCACCCAAACGGAGGCACCTATTCTAAGCGCGATTCAGAGGCGAAACATCACTGGACCGCGACACACGCAAGCGCGGCAAAAGAAATCTGTGGTCAGGACGCGCGAGATCCGATCTCACCGAAAGCTCGCCAAAGAACTCCGCGACTTACGCTCGGCCGGGCGCGCCGTCGCTCCGCGTATCATCCATTCTGGCGAGAATCTTAACGCAAACTGAAGCAGCACGGCGGGCAAGAAAGTAAACACCGCTTAATCCAGTCCACTGCGCCCTCCGGGGGGACCTGAGCCCAGGACCGGGACTCTCGGCGCTGCGAAGCGCTGTGGCTCTCTTCTGgcctgtgttgtgtgtgcacgcgcgcgcgcgatcgtgctTCTCTTCGGGTGCGTATTCGTACGTTTAGGACGTAAATGAGGTTGCTCCATCCACGGCGTCAGGGAGGCCGGGCGTCGGTGCTAGAGTGGGACCTCCAGCTCCACTTCAGACCAGAAAGGCTCACGTTTCTATgctggcgatcggtggcgataTCGTGATCTGGATGTCGAAGGTTCCACGTACTGCAAAATTGGGACCATTTCACCCGTTCCAGGTCTGGAAGCGAGCCCCGCTATGTGTCACGGAACCGGGAAGTTCAATCAAACGTTCAGTCAGAAGCTTCAAGCGATGTCAACTAAATTGTAAAACAACTCCTACGTAGCGTCCCTAGAACACCAATGGGTGGTTGCAGCTCAATAACGGTCATTGTGCTCCCGAAAGaatgagaaagagagagagccatCGGCGATCCATATGTGACCCCTTCGTGGAGCCGCCACGTTCAAGTTCAATGTTGCACaccgccggaccggaaaagaaCGTAGACGCAGAAAGCCTCGTATAAATCAACGACAACGGCTGCGAACGTGCCGAAAGCTCCGCAAAAGATGCTGCACGCCAAGGCacgtctccgtcgtcgtcgtcttcgccaCGGTTCCCGCTCTCCGCCAGGTGGTGCGGAGAAGTTGCGAAATCGCAGCCacaggaagaaagagagatagtTTCGAACTCCCGGCGGGGCCACTCAGCTGTGTGCGGCTCGCGGTCATCGAACGGTGGGATAAGCGATGCACCCGGAGTAGGATTTATGGATTGGGTGATTATTGGGGTGGTTGTGGTGGCAGAGGGCCCCCGGGGACGACGGCGGTCTCTCCTCTCGGGACGaggagagcataaaacaaatggCGAGAACATCCCGAGAACCACCATCTCGGGGGTCCATGGCACAGCAAAGGCACGGGGCGTCGTTGCACGTTGCGTCGGCCAGTTAACGcttaatgttttatgcttttcggTCGCCAGTGCGTCACCCTCGGCTTGTCGCAGCATAAACACCCGCTTGAAGCGGACTGCGGCCGGGACTGCGAACGACGATGACAAAACATCAGCTCCGGAATCGGCGGTGCTGGGTTTGCCCAAAACTAGGAAAGGGgcaccacaacacacagagagcaTAAACGGCGAGATGCTTATAAATGggtacaaacaaacaaaaaagcataGCGTGccggagagagacagaaagcgAGAGACACAAAcgaagagagggagagagaaagagcgcaCGGCCCAGAATGGCCTATGTTTTTCAGCGATTGGAAGGAGATTGGAAGGTGAGACAACGAAACTGGATACGTGAACCGCACCCGAACGcactccggggccggccggggaaCCGACAGGGGCAGCCTGCCGAGGGCCGAAGGGGCGAGGTCAGTGACCACCgcagcgtcgtcgtcaggcGGGCGAGAGATGTGATTCGACGATGTTGCGCGTCCCGCGGATGATAGTGCGGTTTGACCGTTGCGGGATTCTCGCGCGAACACCTCGCGGGCACGCGGAGACCCCCCCGCCCTAAACGGATTAGTGGATCCGATGGATGGTGGAATAAAGTTAACTagttccggatccggaggtCGGAGCGGTTGTGACGGGTGTAAGCGACTCAATAAACTGCCGCCAACTGCCAATTAGTTTGACCCAAATTTCCAGTGCGCCGAAAGTTATGCAACACGAACTCGCAGTTCTCCGGTTACTTTTGTGATAATTTCTTGATATTTTTTTTAGCAAATGAAAGCTTCAATAAAGCTTTCTTCAAATAATACCATTCGATGTTTTAGCGAACCATCTAAAATTGATTGCGGGTCATTGATTCCGAGTGGATTATGTAATCGATGTGATTGCCTCAGAAACTACCGCATGACAGGTGACCTACTCTGttcccgaacacacacacacgcccatgTTGTGTCCCAAACGGCTCAGTTCGCTTTTTTTgcaccccgaaaaaaaaaccgttctAATGCCTTCGTTTCGCCATTTCATGCTCCAAAGTTCTGGCGGGCCAGTGATTGTTGCCAAATTCCTGATCGGATGCCGCAGCCTCACAGCTTGTCATCGTCTCTCCAATTGACGTTAACGATTGTTCACCCACTCGTACCCATAGCAAGGGCCCGGCGAACGACCCATTCGTTGCATAACCACGGCAGACCCCGAACACaccggcagcaaaaaaatccTTAAAGGTCTGCGAGGTTTTACGGACCTTCTTTTGCGGGGAGGGAAAGAATATGCGAGGACCACTTGCGACCACCTGCGCCACACTCGGGTGATTTGTTGCGCTTCCGCATCGTGCCACTCTTGAGACGGCCCAACGGATTAACTTCCGCCTTAAATTCTTTCGGCGCATTTGAATTTttgtgaacggaacggattatCAATCAACTCGCGGTCCCTCTGTTACGAGGCCCTTTTTGGGCGCCGAAGTGTAATGCACCGCGAGCTCGGACAGCGCGCAGCGACCGCACCCGATAAGCATGCGCATATCAAATTCGCGCGAAAGTCGTGGGAAAATGGACAGCCGGCCATTGAACCCTTTCCAGACGGTAAGAACTACCCAACAAGGGGGGGTGCAGCAGTTAAAGGTAACGATCACTTTGGCTCTGGTGCCATCGTTTTCGGTCCGATCGTGCGTAATGAGGCTTAACgcgtgcgcgagcgcgcgcacgcggccgACAAAAGGTGAACGACCCCCGTTCCTGCCGCTGGTTGTCTTTTTGTTGGTCAAGCCTTTCAGGGGCTTTCTTGTGCCCCGTGCCCCGTCGTTCATTCTTATGCTCTTTTGGGTGGCGCGAGGAGAGATTCTTGTTGCCGTTGCTTCCTGCTGCTTCGCGCTTCGCTTTATTTTCTGTGTTCTGCGCGCAACacgggtgtgtatgtgtgtgtgtgtgtgtgtgctgtttttatttttgctcttCACCGTTTAATCGTCTCTTTGCACCTTTCTTCGCAGAGAGTTCCCTTCGCTGCGGGTGAATCGAACAGTTTGGTCGACAATTTAACCAAACACAACGGCCCTAACAACTTGAAACGAATTGTTCGCGCAATTGTTTCCTTCCACCAAAGCGTCCTTCTGTTTTTGGAATCATTTAGAGATCGCCAAATCCTGTGCCACTCAATAGTGAGTTTGAACATCAGTTTTAAATAAACCCATATGGGAATTTTATTCGTTCAATTTATAGTTTGAACTTTTCTGCTGTCAACAAAACAGGAACCTTAAAAACGGCGAACTAAATTCCAAAAAGAGGAAATTGTGAGCTTTTTGGAAGGCATTTTTCGAACCACCCTCGCGTGTCTCGTTGCTGTTTGGCTTCGGTTCCTTCTTCACATTCACCCAATGGCCCTCGTGGGGatgtgggtggtgggtggctgTGGGTCCAATAGTAAATGAGGTGAGGGAGAGAGGATCGAAaacatgacacacacacacaaacacatatGCGCGAGACTTTTGACATCTTGATAACGAAAAAACGCAACGAATCGATCGGATTGGTTGGGTCGTGGAAAATCGGGAACGATTTAACGGTTCGTCGAATGGCGCACGAAGAAGGAATCCTCGATAGAATTCGCTCACCCCAGCACACCGAACCCCCCGCGCGCCGATCATTCTCTCCGCTCTCCGAGGTAGGTGGAAACGGGAGGTGGATCTTCGCGATCATCAGCCGGTCGAATGGAACGTGCAAAGAGCGCTAAAACCCCGTGGACGTTCGAATGGTCACCGAACGGTGGAAGAAAGTCCAAAACGGGGCACGGTTTCGGGCGAACGAGAAGCGAAAATGTAACGAAGCAACATAAGTGCGGCGAATGGGTGCTGGCCGACGCGGAAGGCGGAAGTGCGGAGCATAAGTACCCTGGAGGGTTTTtagcgcgagcgagcgaacggcaACCGGGCGAGCCAAAGGTCCGCAGAGCATTCGTTCTACATATCTTATGAGCCTTCGCCGGCGACAATTAACGACACGCCATgtgaaaacaacagcaaagtGTTCTCTTTAACCTCCTTTCGATCGCacaggtttttttgtggtcaaTTTGGGCGATTTGCTGGCGAATAGTGATGCGTAAAGGTGAACCAATTCTACTAACCAAAGTGATTTTTTAATCGCAACGAGTGATTAAACAAATGTACAACAatattcatattcatattGAAATTCATATAGTGTTTTGTTACAGAACTTTTCAATAAGTTCCCACATTAAGTAACTAAACTGAAAATAAAACctaaaaatatcgaaaatgtCTGCCAAGAAATGTAGTCGCGAGTTCTGAAAACCCATACAAGGACATGtgaaaaatgggttttctCTTCGGTGACTACCCTCTGAATTATTTATACCATTTGACATTTCGCAAGATGGCAAAAATTGTTATTTGTGAAGCCCCAGctcaccggaaaccggaaacgagaTCGTTCGGCCCAAACCTCCCCAAACCTACCTTCAGTCCGGAGATCATCGACGCTCGATGTCGTATCGTCCGCCGACCCGACACTGCACGTCGAGGACACTTCGCCGAAGCTGCTTCTCGCGCCTTCCCTCGCGCTGCTCCTATCGGCTGAGGCCGTGGCCAGCACTGTCGTTGTCGAGGACGCGATGGCCGAGCTGAACAAGGAAATTAGGCATTAGCGACTCATTGCGACGGTAAATGAAATAATCGAgcaaaaaccgggaaccgttCCGCACCAACTGCAGATTGGCCGCGTAAATGTCAcacgctctccctctctctctctcttttgctcccGTTGTCTTCCTTTCTCTTTTCGGTATCCCTATCTCTTTCATCTCTACTCTCGCTGGCTCGCCGGTTATCTCTTTCCCGGGCCCCGCTCTGGTTTTCGCTCCGGTGTCCTGcatcccgcgcgcgcggagagCGTCAGAGttgagaaacagaaacaaagaAATCGTTGACCCATTTTCCACTGATCAAACCCCCCGTTTCCCTGGGTATCCTCATCCCCGCCGGCAGGGCGGGAAATGACTTTTTGAGCTCCGGGAAAATGGGGTCAACACAGGCACAGGGTTCGGCCTGGCCGGTTAACGGCGTGGGGGACGGTTCGCGCTTACCTTTCCGAGCTGTTCGAGTTGCAGGAGTACAGCGAATGATCCATCTGTTGGTCGTTCCAATGGACGGTCTCGGAGTGCGGAAGTTACATCGTGTTCCCGGAACCCTTCGAGCTACCGGAAACGTCActgaaccacacacacacacgcacagcaccACGTAATCCCGCTGTTATCTAATCACATCTTCTTCCGGGGACGTGACACTTTGCTTTGCTAGGCCGACTGCGAAAACCCTGATGCGACCTTTCCGCCTCGAATGCACCGGAAGTATGCACTTTGCGGATCActgagtgagtgtgtgcgtgagcgcGTCAGTGCACTActtccggtgcagcgcagAACGGTGCGAACGCAAAAGGACCCGCTTGAAGTGTCTCTGCCGGGGGACGCGACTACACACTCGACATCCTTTTCCGCAACTGAGGGCGCACGCCACACCGGAGGCGGATCCGATGTCGAACTGCCGAGTGCAAGGGTTCAGGCTACGCCGCCAGAGTGCGCGACCTCAGGTGCAACCCGAGCACGGATTGCATTCGAGAGCGCGCCCACACAGCTTCGGCCCGATGGCTCTTTGGCCGTGTGGGTTTTGCCGGCACGCCGAGGCTCGTACCGGAGATCCAGTTTTGGGGAATGGTACTTAGGGGGTCCTatactcgctcgctctcgcccgTAACGCTCATCTCGACCGGGTGGCTTTTTTCGCTCTCATTTTGATATGTCTCTCTTCGTCGGTCGCTTCCTTCAACAACCACCATCCTTTCGTGTTCGTCCTTTCGAGTCCTTCCCGTCACCGAGAGATGTTGTTTACTTCGCCACACGACCGGTCCTCACGCGAGAGCGGAGTTGGAGAAGACTTTCGTAAAAGTTGATGGCCTGCCGCTTGGCGCCGTTCCGCAACAACCGGGGCCCACTGGCGAAATGTTACCGCAGGTCATGGACACACTGCCTTACATCGGCAACATGAAAAGTGCAATGGAAGCGTCGCTCCGGTTCGGGGACAATGTTCTCCTTACGACGGTGCAGCCATCCTCTCCGGAGTTGAAGGCAGTTCGGTGGCTATATTGCTGTTTCCAGGATATTGTAGGGTTCTTTTCAGGAAGggatttttaaataaaccgACAAGGTTTTTTACCAaataaatgaaagaaaactaaTTTGACATTTTAGTGAAactgttttattttagttAAAGTTGGTGCATGGGTTATTTAATCACCCTATTGCTGTTGGTCATCAATCGCGAATTCGTTTTAATGAAATTAGACAACGATTTGGTTAGGTTTGGTTTTCATTATTCGATTAAAATACAAGTACACTGCTCTAAGAACTACAACGCACAGTTGTTAGGTGTGAGAGTTTAAACGCGTCGACAAATGGATAATAAAAACGAACGCCGTAAAAGCACGCCGCTCTAAACATGAACCGTGATTTTGCTTTGCTTGTGCGGGACTAGTCCCCGGCCGCAACGGCAACTAGTACGAGAGGCCAGGGGAAAACAACTAGTTCTTTGTTACATTCGCCAAACCGTGTTGGCTATTGTCTACTGTTACACTGTTTTAATACTTTTACTCCGATCGCTCACTGGCACATCCACACATACGTAAcatgaaaagttttaaaacgttacacaaaaacccggcgggggggcaaaaaataaaagtcTTAGTTGGACAATTCGAGCATTACTGCAGCGAATTCGAAAACAACGGCAAAGTAGAGGTAagtaacaataaataaaatcgagcATTTCGTTCCGATGCTGCAATCGAAAGGCACTGTGGGTCAGCACTGTGTAAGGCACCGATTGTCGTTGTGAAGCCGGGAAGGGCCTCCAGCCTAGCGTTTCATTTTATCCAGGATTGGTAATATCATGTCGAACGTTGGGCGTTTGCCTGGGTCTTCGTTCATACAGATTTTGATCAGCTTCGCCAGGTGCGGTGACGTTCCGGGTGGGATCGACACCCTTAAGCCTTCGGTCGCGATGCGCATTCCTGCTTCCATCGGGGTAAGGTCCGCAAATGGAATCTCGCGTGTCGCCAGCTCCCAAATGCAGATGGCGAAGCTCCACATATCGCACGCTTCCCAGTTGCGATCGGTACGCTTCTTCTGCAGCATCTCCGGACTCATCCAGGCAGGCTGGTACACGCGACCGCGCTCCTGGAAAGAGAACTTTGCGTCTGCCATGTTGATACGGGCGGTCAGGTCGTCATCAATCTGCACGAGAGAGGGGAATAGAATATTGCCATGGTTACACAGCATACTTTTCACGgggtgaaagagaaagagactTGAGACTTGCCATAACGTGGAAGCTGCTCAGGTGATACTCGGGGATGATTCGTTCGAGTGAGTGCAGATAAGCCATACCCCGGGCGATGTCCAGCGCAAACCGAACGGCTTGCACCGTGTCCACCACAATCCCCGAACCACCGTGCAGCAGATCGTAAAGGGAACCGCGCGGCATGTACTGATTGGTCACGATCAAGTACTGTGAAGTAGTGCACGCACCAATCACGGGCAGAATGTTGGGATGCGAAAAGATGCGCAGCTTCGGAAACTCTTCATTGAAGTCGCGCGTTACGCGTGCGCTGCACTCGCGAACCGTCAGCATCTTGGCGATGATCTCATTGTTCTGCCAACGGCCACGCCAAGTCTCGCCCGCCGGCGTTATGGCAATCTTGTTGAGCAGTTGCAAATCCTGTACGTTGATGCCCTTGAAGCGCGAAAGCGTTGCGTCACGCGAGCGTGTCTTCATACCCATCCAGTTTTGATCCTTGAAGTTGATCTTCTTCAGCTCCTGGCCACTTTCCACCGCCAGATTGTGCAAACTGCGAACGGGAAAATCGTAACAAACATCGTAACGTTCTCCTTCGATTGGGTCAGTGCAGGGCACCGAAAGAGGGTCGATAATTACCGCGTGGTCAGCAGCGCTTTGGCTTTATCGAGCGGCGTGTCTCCGTCTTTGTTGGCCAGCGAAATCAGTGCACCATTGTTGACCAGTTCCTCCGCAATGGCCTGATAACCCCAGAAGCACGCGTAATGGAGTGGAGTATTTCCGTGCTCGTTCGCCGCATTCACATCCGAACGGTGCCGTACGAGCTACaatcaaaaccgaaccgaagatcTTAACGTGGCCAAACGAGAACAGTCGCACACTGGTGCCTACCATCTGCACAACTTCCAGGTGGCCGTGAGCCGCGGCCAAATGTAACGGTATGTCGTCGCCCATGTTCGTTGCGTTCACACGAGCCccacggagcagcagcatttccACCAGTTTCGAGTGTCCTTCCTTGGCGCACCAATGCAAAGGGCTGAATCCGTGGTCATCGCTAAAAGGGAAAATACAAATTAAGGCATCGTTTCTGGCCGTGGGAGTTCGGATTTCTCCCTCCCAAGATGAACATAAACATTGGCACTCAGTTGAGGCACTCGTTACGCTCCACGAATGACCCATTCATTTTGATGGTAAATAAAAATGACGTCACTGTTAAATATTCCGtaaatttacatattttcttAGTATTGCGCTAAGATTCGGGTCCGAAACTTTGACGCCACTTCGCACGTTGCTCCGGTTCACCGTTGACTCTACCCACTCGCAGCATTGCGCCTGTCTGCACCTGTTGCAAATTTCTTCCTTTTATGGTGCACGGCAACAGCTTGTCCCCGCTTCGGATTGCTTACCCCAGATTCATATCGTGCTCGGTGTCGTCTAGCCACACGCGAACCTGAATAGAGTTGCCTTCCCGGCACCAGTGGAATATATCCTCCATCGCAAAGCAAAAAGGGTTGACCGCGGCTGGTAAATGAAGCTTGGATTCCGTTGGATTGGTCCACTCCCACACTCGATGACTGAGGTGGCTGCAAACTTTCGTATTTTACCAAACCcacggaaacgaaaacgaaccaaCTGTTGGCTCCGAACAAAGTTTACACACAACCGAAGCGTTTGGGGAACTTCTTAGGTACAAATTGGCACATTATTGGCACATAGCGATGGGTTTTAGGCTCACTTGGGACCCTCGTCTCCCGTTTGGAGTGTTATTTTCGTTGAATGActacgcgcgtgtgtgtgtgtgcggtggtcaCATCCCGAAGCAGTGCTGCCAAACGTCACGGTTCATCGGTTATTGCGACAGTACAATCGCGCGGATGACAAATGTGCGGGCTGGAGAAACGTCAAACGGATGGAAATGTCAACACACGAAGCACGAGCaggaaaatcccgaacaaacCCGATtccccgaaacccgaaaataaCGAAGCTAcgtttttttctcatttttcctTGCGCGTTCGTAGACGCCGGAGTTTCGCGCGTCGAGTTTCTGCGTAGCCGAAAAAATCTGTGGAATCTTTAACAGTGATAAAAAAAGCTTCATTAGCCAACAATTACGGCGACAAACGCCAAACAACGGCTTTTGGCGgactgtgaaaactgtgcggaACGATTGGAAAAGATGTCCGAGCAAGCGGACCAAGCAGGATTGCCTCCCGG
Coding sequences within it:
- the LOC128275089 gene encoding integrin-linked protein kinase; amino-acid sequence: MEDIFHWCREGNSIQVRVWLDDTEHDMNLGDDHGFSPLHWCAKEGHSKLVEMLLLRGARVNATNMGDDIPLHLAAAHGHLEVVQMLVRHRSDVNAANEHGNTPLHYACFWGYQAIAEELVNNGALISLANKDGDTPLDKAKALLTTRLHNLAVESGQELKKINFKDQNWMGMKTRSRDATLSRFKGINVQDLQLLNKIAITPAGETWRGRWQNNEIIAKMLTVRECSARVTRDFNEEFPKLRIFSHPNILPVIGACTTSQYLIVTNQYMPRGSLYDLLHGGSGIVVDTVQAVRFALDIARGMAYLHSLERIIPEYHLSSFHVMIDDDLTARINMADAKFSFQERGRVYQPAWMSPEMLQKKRTDRNWEACDMWSFAICIWELATREIPFADLTPMEAGMRIATEGLRVSIPPGTSPHLAKLIKICMNEDPGKRPTFDMILPILDKMKR